The following are encoded together in the Populus trichocarpa isolate Nisqually-1 chromosome 5, P.trichocarpa_v4.1, whole genome shotgun sequence genome:
- the LOC7454372 gene encoding inositol-pentakisphosphate 2-kinase: MEVKLERKDAADWSYRGEGAANIVLAYTGSSPAFIGKVTRIAKKERNGSPKCDSNQSVLTEEERLLWRDVQELVASPTKEIAEQIYTQLVMSPLLGPKHVDAGMRVPVAREFLECVEKNVIKQRPPWRVDVSTFDMERDSVIIMSDHSLFPGGVLGDGSCISVEIKPKCGFLPLSKFMAEGNSVKRSTTRFRMHQILKLREQEISELSEYDPLDLFSGSKERIHKAIKDLYNTPQNNFRVFLNGSLIFGGSGGGTEKTNAVVGKAFEDMLEGIIQAEDGLRTMSFIQLVGETVYCSRVLDELLEVQKFDNFDIEGAIHAYYNIVSQPCAVCQQLDEAGLPHRCSSLHSIHMDESLKIVKDYLIAATAKDCSLMISFRPTEDGEFGSPYSHVYLQSTNQSFNYKVNFIDLDLRPLKKMEDYYELDKKILNSYSRIL; encoded by the exons ATGGAGGTCAAACTAGAGCGAAAGGACGCAGCTGATTGGTCGTACAGAGGTGAAGGTGCTGCTAATATTGTCCTCGCTTACACTGGATCATCTCCCGCTTTT ATTGGGAAAGTAACGAGGatagcaaaaaaagaaaggaacgGGTCACCGAAGTGTGACTCTAACCAATCAGTATTAACAGAGGAAGAACGGTTGTTATGGAGAGACGTGCAAGAGTTGGTTGCCTCTCCTACGAAAGAAATTGCAGAGCAGATTTATACTCAGCTAGTCATGAGTCCTCTGTTAGGTCCCAAACATGTCGATGCCGGG ATGCGTGTGCCAGTGGCAAGGGAATTTCTTGAGTGTGTTGAAAAGAATGTAATTAAGCAGCGTCCGCCTTGGCGAGTTGATGTTTCCACGTTTGATATGGAACGCGATTCTGTGATTATAATGTCTGATCATTCTCTATTTCCTGGAG GTGTTCTTGGAGATGGATCTTGCATATCAGTTGAGATAAAG CCCAAATGTGGATTTCTTCCTTTATCAAAATTCATGGCTGAAGGAAATTCTGTTAAAAGGAGCACTACTCGTTTTCGAATGCACCAAATCCTGAAGTTGCGTGAACAAGAG atatcAGAGTTAAGTGAGTATGATCCTCTGGATCTGTTTTCTGGTTCCAAGGAAAGAATACATAAAGCCATCAAGGATCTGTACAACACTCCTCAGAACAATTTCCGTGTATTCTTGAATGGTTCTCTTATATTTGGGGGCTCGGGTGGTGGCACAGAGAAAACTAATGCTGTGGTTGGAAAAGCTTTTGAAGACATGCTTGAGGGCATCATCCAGGCAGAAGATGGCTTGCGCACGATGAGTTTTATACAGCTTGTTGGTGAGACAGTTTACTGCTCTAGAGTGCTGGATGAGCTTCTTGAAGTTCAAAAGTTTGACAATTTTGACATTGAAGGGGCCATCCATGCGTATTACAACATTGTTTCTCAGCCTTGTGCAGTATGCCAACAGTTGGATGAAGCAGGACTACCACATAGATGTTCCTCTTTGCATTCCATTCATATGGATGAGAGTTTGAAGATTGTGAAAGATTATCTGATAGCTGCTACTGCAAAGGACTGTAGTTTGATGATCAGTTTTAGACCAACAGAAGACGGGGAGTTTGGATCTCCATATAGTCATGTATACCTACAATCAACTAACCAAAGTTTTAATTACAAG GTGAACTTCATTGACTTGGATTTGAGACCTTTAAAGAAGATGGAAGACTATTATGAATTGGACAAGAAGATATTGAACAGCTACTCTCGAATTTTGTAA